tatttctctatgttgtccttctgtcctgtgcaagagttcaggtccactttacagtGTAGCTGAGATGGGGCGcctgcaataaaatatacataccccggggcttcctccagccccctccagcctgatctcTCACATGGCGTCCTCTCCTGCTTCTCCGTTCACCCGCAACTGGCCCTGGAAAATCCTGCAGTCGGCACATGTGCAGTCCGGCCGGGCGCGGTCCGCTGTCTTGCTGCTGTTACCGGGAGCATTCtgtctgcacctgcccagtaatacagcgcaggcacagaacgctccaggcaatGTGAATGCAGCAGGAGCACACGGCCGGGCGTGGTCCTTTGTCTCTCTGCTGTTACCGGAAGCATTCtgtctgcacctgcccagtaatacagcgcaggcacagaacgctccaggcaatGTGAATGCAGCAGGAGCACACGGCCGGGCGTGGTCCTCTGTCTTGCTGCTgtcaccgggagcattctgtctgcacctgcccagtaatacagcgcaggcacagaacgctccaggcaatGTGAATGCAGCAGGAGCACACGGCCGGGCGTGGTCCTCTGTCTCTCTGCTGTTACCGGAAGCATTCtgtctgcacctgcccagtaatacagcgcaggcacagaacgctccaggcaatGTGAATGCGGCGGGAGCACACGGCCGGGCGTGGTCCTCTGTCTTGCTGCTGTCACCGGGAGCATTCtctctgcacctgcccagtaatacagcgcaggcacagaacgctccgggCAATGTGAATGCAGCAGGAGCACACGGCTGGGCGTGGTCCTCTGTCTTGCTGCTGTTACCGGGAGCGCTCtgtctgcacctgcccagtaatacagcgcaggcacagaacgctccaggcaatGTGAATGCGGCAGGAGCACACGGCCGGGCGTGGTCCTCTATCTTGCTCCCGTCACCAGAAGCATTCtgtctgcacctgcccagtaatacagcgcaggcacagaacgctccaggcaatGTGAATGCAGCAGGAGCACACGGCTGGGCGTGGTCCTCTGTCTTGCTGCTGTTACCGGAAGCATTCtgtctgcacctgcccagtaatacagcgcaggcacagaacgctccaggcaatGTGAATGCAGCAGGAGCACACGGCCGGGCGTGGTCCTCTGTCTTGCTGCTGTTACCGGAAGCATTCtgtctgcacctgcccagtaatacagcgcaggcacagaacgctccaggcaatGTGAATGCTGCAGGAGCACACGGCCGGGCGTGGTCCTCTGTCTTGCTGCTGTTACCGGGAGCATTCtgtctgcacctgcccagtaatacagcgcaggcacagaacgctccaggcaatGTGAATGTGGCGGTAGCACATGGCCGGGCGTGGTCCTCTATCTTGCTCCTGTCACCAGAAGCATTCtgtctgcacctgcccagtaatacagcgcaggcacagaacgctccaggcaatGTGAATGCGGCAGGAGCACACGGCCGGGCGTGGTCCTCTATCTTGCTCCTGTCACCAGAAGCATTCtgtctgcacctgcccagtaatacagcgcaggcacagaacgctccaggcaatGTGAATGTGGCGGTAGCACATGGCCGGGCGTGGTCCTCTATCTTGCTCCTGTCACCAGAAGCATTCtgtctgcacctgcccagtaatacagcgcaggcacagaacgctccaggcaatGTGAATGTGGCGGTAGCACACGGCCGGGCGTGGTCCTCTATCTTGCTCCTGTCACCAGAAGCATTCtgtctgcacctgcccagtaatacagcgcaggcacagaacgctccaggcaatGTGAATGCGGCAGGAGCACACGGCCGGGCGTGGTCCTCCGTCCTGCTGCTGTTACCGGAAGCATTCtgtctgcacctgcccagtaatacagcgcaggcacagaacgctccaggcaatGTGAATGCGACAGGAGCACACGGCCGGGCCCTGGTCCTCTGTCTTGCTGCTGTTACTGGAAGCATTCtgtctgcacctgcccagtaatacagcgcaggcacagaacgctccaggcaatGTGAATGCAGCAGGAGCACACGGCCGGGCGTGGTCCTCTGTCTTGCTGCTGTCACCGGAAGCATTCtgtctgcacctgcccagtaatacagcgcaggcacagaatgctccaggcaaTGTGAATGCAGCAGGAGCACACGGCCGGGCGTGGTCCTCTGTCTTGCTGCTGTCACCGGAAGCATTCtgtctgcacctgcccagtaatacagcgcaggcacagaacgctcaagGCAATGTGAATGCTGCGGGAGCACACGGCCGGGCGTGGTCCTCTGTCTTGCTGCTGTTACCGGAAGCATTCtgtctgcacctgcccagtaatacagcgcaggcacagaacgctccaggcaatGTGAATGCGGCGGGAGCACACGGCCGGGCGTGGTCCTCTGTCTTGCTGCTGTTACCGGGAGCATTCtgtctgcacctgcccagtaatacagcgcaggcacagaacgctccaggcaatGTTAATGCGGCGGGAGCACACGGCCGGGCGTGGTCCTCTGTCTTGCTGCTGTTACCGGAAGCATTCtgtctgcacctgcccagtaatacagcgcaggcgcagaacgctccaggcaatGTGAATGCGGCAGGAGTACACGGCCGGGCGTGGTCCTCTGTCTCGCTGCTGTTACCGGAAGCATTCtgtctgcacctgcccagtaatacagcgcaggcacagaacgctccaggcaatGTGAATGCGGCAGGAGCACATGGCCGGGCCCCGCATGTACAGTTGGCCCCAGACCGGAGGAGTTTCCGGGGATAATTGCTGCAAacaaagagggagagagagggcgctgtgggagcaatcaggccagagggggctgcaggaagccccggggtatgtatatttattgataatcccccctctcaggttccctgtaatgctggatacacaccatacaattgttttggcagatttacccgcCAGATCGATtagttccagcatgtctgatctgaggatcgattgattttttttaagcgaTTTTCATAGAAACTAATGAAAATCGTTCAGAAAATTGCTCAAAAAAAATCGCTCAAGCTGGAGGGATAATGTGCCTCACAGACACACAGATAATAAAGTCCCCTTGAGGGTGATTAGAATGGCTGGGTTCTGCCTAGGAATGTAAGAGCAGCAGGGGCTGTGGAAACGCCCTCTGGAATTGCATGAAGATGAAGCCAAGACACACAAACCTCTCAGGGGGAGGAAAGGAAAGTTTATTCATCTCACAGAGCAGATTACACGTGATAGAAATCTGGGAATCACAGAAATAACTGATATATATGAAAGAAGTAACACTCCCATCTGATTACACACTTAGCTGGAGAGGGACGCTTACACCGAATGCTGTATTTTTATTCTAATATTATAGATCTATTACTTGTTTCATTGGCGTCACACAATACAATTATCCCCTTGTTACTGTAAAATAAAagcatattaaagagaaccagagacgttggacaaaagattttatacatacctggggcttcctccagccccatcagcctggatcgctcccacgccaccgtcctccgctgcttctatccgccagtaccgggtcccgtactttcggccagtcgatgcaagcgcagtgcgtcactgccggcggacgcagccaattgtacgcaagaacAGGGACTTCTCCATATCCTAACGCATGCGCCTACATACTacacaggcgcatgcgtaaggatatggagggagcccctattCATGCGTACaattggctgcgtccgccggaagtgatgggacccgataGCGGCGATagagacagcggaggacggcggcgtgggagcgatccaggcttatggggctggaggaagcgcctggtatgtataaaagctttttcattttttctacactggtcgtctctggttccctttaaaaacagaaGATAAGAGCAGCATTGCTGTAtagcatatattgtgctgtacatTACTTTTATGCATTTTAATCAGGAGAGTAACTACATTGGGCCGGGTCCCCCCCACAAAGACCTCTAGCGGCCAACCCCCCACCTCCACCGCTGACACGATGGGGCGGGGCTATGGGGGCAGgtcctgtacataatgcagatCTGCAGCAGAGATTTATACATCACCTGTTCCgacacaggtcctctttacttcctgttaTAAATGTGCAAGTTCCAggcaggcagccaatcactgtgtggcttcagtcccatgtcatgtgacaggagacggGAGCCCCATGGTGAATGGCTGGCTGCACtatagtgaagaggacctgtatcaccacagagagcaggtaatgtataacactcCAATGCCACTCTGCATGTACAGGACCAcccccccccagctgccagccctgccccccccctccccccctctatgGCAGGGGTTGTGGGGGTATTGTTACACCCCCTGATTGTAATCTTTTCCTAATCATATAAAATGAGGTGATAATTGTTTTCTCCCAGTAGGAGGAGCCCTAACAAGCATGTTGGATAAAATCTCTGTGGGGTTTTAGTTGCTGTCTCAGTCCCCATTTCAGTAACTTCCCTCACTTTTTATCCACAGTGACAACCATGGGACAGGAAATGGTGACAAATAACTGGACAGGGCTGCAGATAGCAATAATAATGGTATAAAATGATCTCCAGTGATATACAGCAGAAATATAGTAAACTGTAATATAAAAACCTCTGGCTATAATGAACTCAGCCCCGGGTCCCGACCATGTGCCTGTATATACACTACAATGTaccaccaattctgatatagtgaaCCTCTGGCTATAATGAACTCAGCCCCCGGTCCCGACCCTGCAACCTGTATgagtatacaatgtatggccaatcctgatgcaGTAACTTGGCCGGCTCCTTTGATGCTTACCATAAAAACATTTTACTTTTCGCTATAAAGTAAGCAGATTTTGCAGATCCCCATGTAGGGACTTCTCCTCACTTCCTTTTGTAGTTGCTGCTTGTGATGAAGTCTGACAGTAATGGGAAACCTCCCAGCATGGACTCAGACAGCAATAAGAACCTGACATGTTCTAACCGCGATCCactcttttttttaatacaaaacagAAAACTATCTTCACCTCCCAAATATCCATAATCCATAcctcccagctgtccctctttcttcctcatctgtccccctttcaggactgatgtacagacctgtgtaaatatatgtattttatcttcTGAAAAATGGGTTTATTGACTCTAAACATTATTCCCATGCTTTAAATAGATAtagttcttattttcaaattttaATTTGAAGGAAAATTAACAAGGATAGAAAGGTGAggtttgaattacaaaacaacatttttttttaaatcattatggtatgcgtgactagggatggGCCaaaggtgtgattaggggtgtggcaggggcgtggcttaagggtccctctttcttaaaggacttacgagcccaaaagtggatcggggagggaggacctagagctgcgcagccgcactcgcggcggtgcggactgcacagccgcggcctcctccggcggccatatttgtggAGGAAGGagcgcccgacccgggctgtggggtcggggtccggccgggggggacaaaagcagcggggacccggcggagctgcacggattgcgcggatggcgtcctccgtgcgttacaaattcacaaaggtaaagacatttttttcctcttttgggctcgtaagtcctttaactcaAATGTTAGGAGGTGtgtcataatcctgcatcaactcagaatgatttgcatctcattgaccctccCTATTCATAAAGAGAAAACTGAAAATTAATGACTCGACTTATTGCCCCACCCCATATACCATATTCCACCAATCCAATCCCCCCTTCCTGTTATGTCACCAGTATCTGGGCAGACTTCTTACTTCTGATTTCCCCCAGATATCTTTATACAacctccccatacacctaatacagtatggaggggctcagtgaaggtggcagtgaaggtgtgcAGATGTCTGATTgggtcacacagggcataaaaggagatctgcccggcctcataatccagatatatcctGACTCTGTCACTGGGGAGCTTGTCAGGTAACTGGATCTCTTTACTGTCATGTCTCACTGAATACTGATCACCAGACCTGTCCAAACCCCAGGACTTGTTATTACAGCCAATCAGTGACTGACCTTCtctcctgtctatactggggtaacacatcccgactctccagctccctgatcccccaacatccacttcccagtaatgtcgccctgaggagaaactctgGCTGCTCAACACCTGATAATACAGAAATCTCTCTGCTGTGTCTGGGCGATTCTGGCTGCTGTCTGCCCTGGATGCAGATTTCCTGTCATCTGATATCCTTAGCTTATTACtagctgtgtttacatccagtGATATGTCTGCAGCTTCCTGAGTATAGAAGCATACATTTACCCCAGATATTATATCAGataatgtgtgtaatgtgtgtgagacgccggccacatccagatcccctccatcatgtCTGTCCCTGTCCTCATTATCCCCCTCCTCCGTGTCACACATGTCACCTGTGtgtgattcctgtaagacagtcagtgggtcagtcatgttacacagctcctcaatgtgacgcatcttcctggacagctccgCCTTCTTTATCTCCAGCTGCCTGATGACATCATTATAGTGTGACGACACCCGCTCTGCTTGTCTGGTGATGTCACTCAGGACTCTCTCCTCCAGCTCCTCCAGCCAtctcctgaggtctctaaacagggCAGTGACTCTCTCCGTTTCATCAGctgctttttcttgtgcttttctcctgcgttcctccagactctggactcttttctcaTTTTCCTCCCTcagtgtcatcacttcctgcagaaaATCTTGCAGCTTTGTTTTCTTCTTCTCAGAGGCCTCATCCAGTGACTCCATCTGATGGCCTTTATGTTCTCCaatcagacagcaggacacacagaTACAAGAGAagtcctcagtgcagtaatactccaggatCTTCTTATGGATGGAGCATTTCCTGTCCTCCAGGGAGGCGGTGGGGTCACATAAGACGTGTTCTGGTGACTTCTTGTGGACTCTCAGGTGATTCTCACACAGAGACACCTCACACAGCAGACAGGATTTCACAGCAGGTACAGGAGTGTGAATACAGTGACTGCAGAAGATCTGAGACTCCCCCTGACCTGGCTGAGTAGACAGGACGTTTTCCACGATGTTACACAGCGTGATGTTCCTCTGCAGTGCCGGCCGCTCCTGAAACTTCTCTCTGCATTCAGGACAGGAATATCCTCCAGACCCCTCCTGTGTGGCCAGAACACGATGAATGCAGCCCCGGCAGAAGTTGTGTCCACATCTCAGGGttacaggatctgtataaatgCTCAGACAGATGGAACACTCCAGCTCCTCTCTCAGACCAGCAGACGCCATCGCTGACAGCAGTAGAGAGACATGAAAGTGAAAGCTTCTGACAGGAAGAATGTGGCCGGGCGTGTCTCACCCTTGTTTATACAGGACAAAGTTGAGCTAGTGACACACTGAGGTTGATTTACTATTAATGTAGAAGTAAAgtccacctgaaatgagagggatagggaggctgccatatttattttctgttaaacaatttcagttgcctggcagccctgcagatatTTTtgactgcaatagtgtctgaatcacaccagaagcatgcagctagtccagtcacagttatgtcagaaacatctgatctccatgcttgttcaggggctatggctaaatgtagtagaggcagagggtcagcaggccagccaggcaatgagcattgtttaaaagagatcagtcatgaaaattaaaaaataaataaataaaaataaagtggaTTGTATGATTAGCAATAAAATCCTATTAAGACCAGTGTGcgtataatgtttaaaaaataaatggttATCAGTATAATGTCAATGTGTCTCTGATGGGAGCCCGGCAGCACCattaggaaaggggggggggggggggggcagaaacgtTTGTTATGTCTTCCCGGAAGTGAAGTTCCCCATTCCTGTGAATTATGGTATTTCCCTGGCTGTAGTGTCTCACAGCTAATTGCTGCTACCTGTAGCACAAGAGCAGAACACTCAAGCCTAAGGGCTCATCCACACCACAGAGTGCATACACGAAATGCGATTTCGTGCATGCGTTGCCATCTTCCGGCCATCGCACAGAATACATGTTGTGGTGCGCTAGAAGCGCAGGCGTTGGCAGCCAACCTATCAGGAGAATGTGTGCGTTGTGTGATTAGATGTTCGCAGAAGCGTTACATCTTATTACATcataacgcatgggaacgcacacctgtaatgtgaatggtaacatgaacgtctatggactttcatgttaccatgtagATCGTACACTATGCGCGTTGCGTCAGAACTGACTgcgctgtagtgtgaatgagccctaaggaaTGGAGCCTTGTTGCCATGGAAACGACACACCCTCTCACTTCTCATAGTGTAGTTGTCCTGTCcggctcctgcctgtctgtggggTTTGGCGCTTctatcagccccttgcagctgtaatgtcctgcgccatcctcctccgatgctccgttccctgccgccggtcccCGTGTAATATTCGTCTACTGTATACTGTAGCattagcagcttctgcagatttcGCAGACAatttaatcccaccatagtcatagtctaatgcaggcatgggcaaacttggccctccagctgttaaataactacaaatcccacaatgcatttgcctttatgagtcatgactctgGCTGTCAGacccctgcaatgcattgtggttcctcaacagctggagggccaaggttGCCCATacctggtctaatgtcctacgatattagtaagtatttatatagcactggccagtgatgctcggataccccccaatcacggatccGCATGCGGCCGTGATTATTGGAGCCGCATCCGTATCTACCCGTGATCGCGTCCCGTAATTTTTTCCGCAACCGGAAATCTGCAATGTCGTGTCGTAGGCAGTCGTAACCGTAATGTTCCATGCTTATCGCCATGCCGCCATGCGTAGAAATGTAAGTGTTGAATAGCTGAGATTGCGCATGCGCAAGCGTATCATTAGGTCATGCGGACATACAAATCCGCATGTCTGTACGTGTCGTATTGTTCAATGCGTAACAGTGGGTACCCGTACTCACTGACTGCGCATGCACATGCGTATCAGTAGGCCATGCGTACATAAAAAATCCGCATgtagcctcccctcctgtgattggttgctctatcctgcgtcaggggcctctgattggcccagtgacatgTATTGGGAAAAATCCGTATCACGGCCGCATCAAGGCCGTGATTATGGGTCGTGACCCGTCTTTTTGTACGCatgccgtgatccggatttgacgcgatgtcatgatccatgcggatcacggccatcgtgatgcggaaaaatggccgtgaatcacgcgtacccgtgatcacaaccattcgtgagagcaccactggcactggcatctaaggcagcactttacagagtacatagacatgtcatggactgacactagggtggccatccgtccggatttagggaggacagtccggtttttggactGCTTGTCCTCCGTCCGGCGCAAGGCAAGGGAGGACagccagatgtcctcctttttgggctgtgtggaggagggagagagcgcagagaagaggaagcggtgggcacagtgggaaaggggggacatatccccccctctcctcacctttgggctcccccttcctcactctcccctctAGAACTATAGTtttgggtggctggcagcgggcgggacttacctctgcctCGCTCCAAGCGCTGCCTAGTGACGCCCGGTTCATGAGTTATTTGAGCCTGTTCTTTCCTGTTAGTGTAATGATCTGACTCATCCACTgagccgaatcagttcagtggatgagacaggaactgcaactgattcggttcagtggatgagtcggtaacaggaaagaacaggctcaaatgactcatgaaccggacatcactactgcTTTGCCGTGGAAGGAGGCAGGTAAGTCtcacccgctgccagccaccccaaaactttagttctaAATGGGAGAgcaaggaagggggagcccaaaggggggggagatgtcccccctttcacACTCCTGTACCTACCGCTCTCCCTTCACTGAGCTCGCCCCTCCTGCcggggacacctggctaactattctggggacacctatagacctggctacatatacttgggacacccatagccctggctaaatatactggtgacacctatagacctggctatatatactggggacactatacacctggctatctgtactggagacacctatacacttggctaactattctgggggaacctaaagacctggctacatatactggggacacctatagacctgcctaactattctggggacacctaaaaaccCGGCCATCTGTACCggagacatctatagacctggctaactactctggggacacccaaagacctggctacctattctggggacattatacacctggctacctattctggggacaactatactcatgactacttatactggggacacctatagacctggctacctatgctgggggtacctattttggggtaactgctgtcagattatctgtatttatggggaaccgctgccatattatgtatgttaggggcacggctgctgccagattttgcgtattttggggaactgctgccagattgtgtatgtgtgggggaccactgctgccagattacatgtattttgggtgttatgtgtattttgggtgatctgctgccaggtttcgcgtattttggggaactggttcCAGATTATCTGTATGttgggtggaactgctgctgccacattgtctatttttggggaaccactgccatattatttgtattttgcaagaacttctaccagattacgcgtatttttggtgaaatgctgtcaggttacatctatttttgggggctacactacggcagagctcaaacttccccggcagacaatttacaccactgctaatgtcatgtatatttggccccacccatgaccatgcccacgttATGCTTGACCACACCCGCTTTTGGCACGCTCAGtacgatgtcctccttttcagggtgtgatgtcctcctttttggggtactgcaagtggccaccctaactgacacccatgatgcaaatctcccatttcaccacatcattgtgggaacactgctttcttgtgtgtttggggaacattgtctaattacctttagggtcacattgcccatctgtgttttgggaggaaactctggcccactgcctcagagttacattacagttcactccgcccacaccatgtcatggacacgcccattttcTCAAAGTggtcaagggaacctaaactgagaaggatatggatttttccttttaaaataataccagttgcctgactctcctgctgatcctaaaaaaggaaacacagagagcccagtatagtgtagtatgtatttggAAAGTTGAAAAATGTAGGTAAgtaaatttaatactcacaaaccagggttacccaaTTAGGcagccactgtaaatgcaggtggagagattaagacctgtccccactcaggatatcgaagtcgctctctgtagatctgaAAGAAGGGggatatcacccctccaccaggggtggacacaagtaTTGCagaaagtgaacagaggcgccaacaggatcaaATATGCTAAAACGCTAAAATtgctagggaggcagtggtggactcacctccccgaagcagacatgaaactgtcaataTTCAGAAGGTTAAATTCATTGACATACTCCAGAAAATAAAGATGCAACACTTTTCAAGGGTAAATTCCAacatcctcaggcaataacacaaAGGAGTATCTAACAGTCATATGTCATGATAACGCCTAGCGCCTCTGTCtggctcctgctgatcctgtgtctttaatactttgagccgcagcccctcaacaagcatgcagcaaatctggtGCTctgtctgaagtcagactggattaactgcatgcttgtttcaggtgtgtgattcagacactactgcagccaaaggaaacatccatatccctctcagtttaggttccctttaaggaaacaaTAATATGATCTTTCAGGGTCAGTTGGGCCCCCAGGTTTTTTTTCATACAACACGATCTGAATAATCTGATCAAAAATACGGACGTTTACTAGAAATTGTATCCTTAATGgacatttttaaaggga
This DNA window, taken from Hyperolius riggenbachi isolate aHypRig1 chromosome 3, aHypRig1.pri, whole genome shotgun sequence, encodes the following:
- the LOC137560865 gene encoding E3 ubiquitin/ISG15 ligase TRIM25-like translates to MASAGLREELECSICLSIYTDPVTLRCGHNFCRGCIHRVLATQEGSGGYSCPECREKFQERPALQRNITLCNIVENVLSTQPGQGESQIFCSHCIHTPVPAVKSCLLCEVSLCENHLRVHKKSPEHVLCDPTASLEDRKCSIHKKILEYYCTEDFSCICVSCCLIGEHKGHQMESLDEASEKKKTKLQDFLQEVMTLREENEKRVQSLEERRRKAQEKAADETERVTALFRDLRRWLEELEERVLSDITRQAERVSSHYNDVIRQLEIKKAELSRKMRHIEELCNMTDPLTVLQESHTGDMCDTEEGDNEDRDRHDGGDLDVAGVSHTLHTLSDIISGVNVCFYTQEAADISLDVNTASNKLRISDDRKSASRADSSQNRPDTAERFLYYQVLSSQSFSSGRHYWEVDVGGSGSWRVGMCYPSIDRREGQSLIGCNNKSWGLDRSGDQYSVRHDSKEIQLPDKLPSDRVRIYLDYEAGQISFYALCDPIRHLHTFTATFTEPLHTVLGVWGGCIKISGGNQK